Proteins encoded together in one Lysinibacter cavernae window:
- a CDS encoding ABC transporter ATP-binding protein, protein MHQPAQLGDHSAAAPSNSGVVSQATRVSRRYGEGAGTRWALSDVTIGFERGKFTAIMGPSGSGKSTLMHVLAGLDAPTRGSVTLEGSELVGLNDDALTEIRRTHMGFVFQSFNLAPTLDIRENIRLPHSLSRKSAPYDEAWEAYLIETLGLQPYLAQRPSELSGGQQQRVAVARALVNKPAVVFADEPTGNLDLATGREVLQLLSTLSREQNYSVIMVTHDATAASYADRVVFLADGCISKDIPKSTAATISQLMLAEVDA, encoded by the coding sequence ATTCATCAACCGGCGCAGCTCGGCGACCACTCGGCTGCCGCTCCAAGCAACTCAGGCGTTGTCTCACAGGCAACTCGCGTGAGCAGACGATACGGCGAAGGTGCCGGGACGCGTTGGGCGCTTTCTGACGTGACAATCGGTTTTGAGCGTGGAAAGTTTACCGCGATTATGGGCCCAAGCGGCTCTGGGAAATCAACGCTTATGCACGTGCTCGCTGGGCTCGATGCACCAACCCGTGGTTCGGTGACGCTTGAGGGTTCCGAATTGGTTGGGCTCAACGACGACGCGCTGACCGAAATCCGCCGCACCCACATGGGCTTCGTCTTTCAATCCTTCAACCTGGCACCAACGCTTGATATCAGGGAGAATATCCGCCTACCTCATTCGCTGTCTCGGAAGTCGGCACCCTACGACGAAGCTTGGGAAGCCTATCTCATTGAGACGCTTGGACTGCAGCCGTATCTTGCACAGCGACCATCCGAACTCTCTGGTGGACAGCAACAGCGAGTTGCTGTTGCGCGAGCGCTCGTGAACAAACCCGCCGTCGTATTTGCGGACGAACCGACAGGAAACCTCGACCTCGCAACCGGTCGTGAGGTGCTGCAACTATTGTCGACGCTTTCGAGGGAACAAAACTACAGCGTGATCATGGTCACCCACGACGCAACCGCCGCAAGTTATGCCGATCGGGTTGTGTTTCTTGCGGACGGATGCATTTCCAAAGACATCCCAAAATCAACCGCCGCAACCATCTCGCAGCTGATGCTTGCTGAGGTAGACGCATGA
- a CDS encoding response regulator: protein MSETISVVLVDDQELFRSGVAVVVNAHDGLAVVGQAGNGQHAIEVVAECEPDVVLMDIRMPVMDGVQAVQALYHPDLVVARTKPLRTIMLTTFNLDEAAATAIRAGASGFLMKDASAESLCAAIRAVHAGNAVLSPTELGELFEHGQSITPPRVLPEQFGLLTERERAIFARAATGLSNSEIAAEEYLSESTVKTHISSVLAKLQLRDRVQLVVFAHEYRLLD, encoded by the coding sequence TTGTGGTGAACGCCCACGACGGGCTTGCGGTCGTTGGGCAAGCGGGTAACGGGCAACACGCCATTGAGGTTGTCGCGGAGTGTGAGCCGGATGTTGTGCTCATGGACATTCGCATGCCGGTCATGGACGGTGTTCAAGCGGTACAGGCGCTCTACCATCCGGACCTCGTCGTTGCCAGAACCAAGCCGCTCCGCACGATCATGCTGACGACGTTTAACCTCGATGAGGCAGCTGCGACTGCAATTCGGGCGGGGGCGAGCGGATTCCTGATGAAGGATGCGAGCGCCGAGTCACTGTGCGCAGCGATTCGAGCCGTGCACGCGGGCAACGCCGTGCTGTCGCCAACTGAGCTCGGCGAGCTCTTTGAGCACGGTCAATCGATCACGCCGCCGCGGGTGCTGCCGGAACAGTTTGGGCTGCTGACCGAGCGCGAGCGGGCAATCTTTGCCAGGGCAGCAACGGGCCTGAGCAACAGCGAGATCGCGGCTGAGGAGTACCTGAGCGAGTCAACCGTCAAAACTCATATCAGTAGCGTGCTTGCCAAACTGCAGCTCCGCGACAGGGTGCAACTGGTGGTGTTTGCTCACGAGTATCGTCTGCTCGACTGA